One window from the genome of bacterium encodes:
- a CDS encoding carboxyl transferase domain-containing protein: MSEPDGRRLEELRARRVRTEAGGGAERVARQHNAGKLTARERVAEFLDPGTFVELDRFVSHRTTEFGMDKVDAPGDGVVTGYGAANGRLVYVFSQDFTVLGGSLGEAHAAKICKIMDLAVRNGAPVIGLNDSGGARIQEGVASLGGYAEIFLRNTLASGVVPQISAIMGPCAGGAVYSPAITDFTIMVRGTSYMFVTGPQVVKTVTREDVTLEDLGGAEVHAARSGVAHFVADSDEDALGLARRLLTFLPQNNLDEVPRAEAGDDPLRMDPALDTIVPADPNRPYDMRDVITRIVDRGDFLEVHALYASNIVVGFARLGGRSVGVVAQQPAVLAGALDINSSVKGARFVRFCDAFNIPLVTFVDVPGFLPGTAQEHGGIIKHGAKLLYAYCEATVPKIAVITRKAYGGAYDVMSSKHIRGDLNLAWPTAEIAVMGPEGAIDIIFRREIETADDRQAMRARLAAEYRAKFATPYIAASRGYIDDVIEPRETRPRLISALEMLAGKRDRNPPRKHGNIPL, from the coding sequence GTGTCGGAGCCGGACGGCCGGCGCCTCGAGGAACTGCGCGCGCGCCGCGTCCGCACCGAGGCGGGGGGCGGGGCTGAGCGCGTCGCGCGGCAGCACAACGCCGGCAAGCTCACGGCCCGCGAGCGCGTCGCAGAGTTTCTCGATCCGGGCACCTTTGTCGAGCTGGACCGCTTCGTCTCCCACCGCACCACGGAGTTCGGCATGGACAAGGTGGACGCGCCGGGCGACGGCGTTGTCACCGGCTACGGCGCCGCCAACGGCCGTCTCGTCTACGTCTTCTCCCAGGACTTCACGGTGCTCGGCGGGTCGCTCGGTGAAGCCCACGCGGCGAAGATCTGCAAGATCATGGACCTCGCGGTGCGCAACGGCGCGCCGGTGATCGGGCTCAACGACTCGGGCGGCGCGCGCATCCAGGAAGGCGTGGCGAGCCTCGGCGGTTACGCCGAAATCTTCCTCCGCAACACGCTGGCGAGCGGCGTCGTGCCGCAGATCTCCGCGATCATGGGGCCGTGCGCGGGCGGCGCCGTCTACTCTCCGGCGATCACGGACTTCACGATCATGGTGCGTGGGACGAGCTACATGTTCGTCACGGGGCCGCAGGTGGTGAAGACGGTCACCCGCGAGGACGTCACGCTGGAGGACCTCGGCGGCGCGGAGGTGCACGCCGCGCGCAGCGGCGTCGCGCACTTCGTCGCGGACTCCGACGAAGACGCGCTCGGGCTGGCCCGCCGGCTACTCACGTTCCTGCCACAGAACAATCTGGACGAGGTCCCCCGCGCCGAAGCCGGCGACGACCCCCTCCGCATGGACCCGGCGCTCGACACGATCGTGCCGGCGGACCCGAACCGGCCGTACGACATGCGGGACGTGATCACGCGCATCGTCGACCGGGGCGATTTCCTCGAAGTGCACGCCCTGTACGCGTCCAACATCGTGGTGGGGTTCGCGCGGCTGGGCGGGCGGTCCGTCGGCGTGGTCGCGCAGCAGCCGGCCGTACTGGCCGGGGCCCTGGACATCAACAGCTCGGTGAAGGGCGCGCGCTTCGTCCGGTTCTGCGACGCGTTCAACATCCCGCTCGTCACTTTCGTGGACGTCCCGGGGTTCCTGCCCGGCACCGCCCAGGAGCACGGCGGCATCATCAAGCACGGGGCGAAGCTGCTCTACGCGTACTGCGAGGCGACGGTGCCGAAGATCGCCGTGATCACCCGGAAGGCGTACGGCGGCGCCTATGACGTGATGTCGAGCAAGCACATCCGGGGCGACCTCAACCTCGCGTGGCCGACCGCGGAGATCGCCGTGATGGGGCCGGAGGGGGCCATCGACATCATCTTTCGCCGCGAGATCGAAACGGCCGACGACCGGCAGGCAATGCGGGCGCGCCTCGCCGCGGAGTACCGTGCGAAGTTCGCGACGCCGTACATCGCCGCCTCGCGCGGCTACATCGACGACGTGATCGAGCCGCGGGAGACGCGGCCGCGCCTAATCTCGGCGCTCGAGATGCTGGCCGGGAAGCGCGACCGGAACCCGCCGCGGAAACACGGCAATATCCCGTTGTGA
- a CDS encoding GerMN domain-containing protein produces MSRQYPRRGRSRGVRRRGRPVLGWLVVVALLIAAAVLVGRAVRVPVPGRHPAAGPPQTEVQVFFVRTAPGGRSQTLAAARRRVPRGPDTALAAEAVRALLDGPSRAERSHGLTSEIPPGTALRALTLSGRVATVDLGVAFAQGGGSSSMLARVWQVVYTATQFPDVSSVRLLIGGRRVATLGGEGLMIGAPLRRPAAVPTF; encoded by the coding sequence GTGAGCCGGCAGTACCCTCGCCGCGGCAGGAGCCGTGGCGTCCGCCGCCGGGGACGCCCGGTGCTCGGCTGGCTCGTTGTCGTCGCCCTGCTGATCGCGGCCGCGGTCCTGGTGGGGCGCGCCGTGCGCGTGCCGGTGCCGGGGCGCCACCCCGCGGCCGGCCCGCCGCAGACGGAGGTGCAGGTGTTCTTCGTCCGGACGGCGCCGGGCGGCCGTTCGCAGACGCTCGCCGCCGCGCGCCGGCGGGTGCCCCGGGGGCCGGACACGGCGCTGGCCGCAGAAGCGGTGCGGGCGCTGCTGGACGGACCGTCGCGCGCCGAGCGGTCGCACGGCCTGACGAGTGAGATCCCCCCCGGCACGGCGCTGCGAGCGCTCACGCTCAGCGGCCGGGTCGCGACGGTCGACCTCGGCGTCGCGTTTGCGCAGGGCGGCGGCTCCAGCAGCATGCTGGCGCGTGTCTGGCAGGTCGTCTATACCGCGACGCAGTTTCCGGACGTCTCCTCGGTGCGGCTGTTGATCGGCGGGCGGCGGGTGGCGACGCTCGGCGGGGAGGGCCTGATGATCGGCGCGCCCCTGCGCCGCCCCGCCGCGGTGCCCACGTTCTGA
- the ligA gene encoding NAD-dependent DNA ligase LigA has translation MTTKSRQERTRARGAAPDVRNRVETLREQIRHHSRQYFERDTPEISDEAYDALVQELRDLEAAHPDLVTPDSPTQRVGAPPSPTFQAVRHPYPMLSLANAFDEDDVRAWHRRVVAALGDGRIAFVCELKMDGAAVSLVYERGTFVRGATRGDGVRGEDITPNLATVVPQHLRHAEAPPPAFAEFRGEVYLPARALEAVNEDRARAGQPLFANARNAAAGSLRQLDPTITASRQLGLFVYQVGAVPDARFRTHMEALGWAKGLGMPVSDHVRRVESLEDVLRYIAEWQVKRAALEFGTDGMVVKVDSLDQQAELGATSQAPRWAIAYKFPAEEAETRVADVFVSVGRTGALTPVADLDPVRVSGVVVRRAGLHNEDEMRRKDVRIGDRVIVRRAGEVIPEIVRVLTEKRTGEERLFEMPAVCPICGSPVERRPGEAVARCTGGAICPAQVLNRLIHFGSRGGVNIDGVGPRLLQQLLDRGLIEDPADLYRLTKDQILTLERMADKSAENVIAAIDGGRRPPLDRLIYALGIRHVGEHVAKLLAARFRTLEALAAASKEEIAAVPGIGPTIAESVADFFAREQSQALVRKLRQVGVEPAPPEAAIAGPLAGKSFVFTGALAAMSRRDAVARVAALGGIVVESVSKNTDYLVAGEEPGTKLARAGKAGVRVLDEAAFLALLDEAPS, from the coding sequence GTGACCACAAAGTCCCGTCAAGAGCGGACGCGCGCCCGCGGGGCAGCGCCGGACGTCAGGAACCGGGTCGAGACGCTCCGCGAGCAGATCCGGCACCATAGCCGTCAGTATTTCGAGCGGGACACCCCCGAGATCTCGGATGAGGCGTACGACGCGCTCGTCCAAGAACTCCGTGATCTCGAAGCGGCTCATCCCGACCTCGTCACCCCGGACTCGCCGACCCAGCGGGTCGGGGCCCCGCCGTCGCCGACGTTCCAAGCGGTCAGGCATCCCTACCCCATGTTGAGCCTCGCCAACGCGTTCGACGAGGACGACGTGCGGGCGTGGCACCGCCGCGTCGTCGCGGCGCTCGGCGACGGACGGATAGCCTTTGTGTGCGAGCTGAAGATGGACGGCGCGGCCGTCTCGTTGGTGTACGAGCGCGGCACGTTTGTGCGCGGCGCCACCAGAGGCGACGGCGTCCGGGGCGAGGACATTACTCCAAACCTCGCGACCGTGGTGCCCCAGCACCTCCGACACGCCGAGGCTCCGCCGCCCGCCTTCGCCGAGTTTCGGGGCGAAGTCTATCTGCCGGCGCGCGCGCTCGAAGCCGTGAACGAGGACCGCGCCCGCGCGGGCCAGCCGCTGTTCGCGAACGCGCGCAACGCCGCGGCCGGCTCGCTGCGCCAACTCGACCCGACGATCACCGCGTCGCGCCAGTTGGGGTTGTTCGTGTACCAGGTGGGCGCCGTCCCGGACGCGCGATTTCGAACACACATGGAAGCGCTCGGCTGGGCCAAGGGCCTCGGGATGCCGGTCAGCGATCACGTCCGGCGGGTCGAGTCGCTCGAGGACGTCCTGCGATACATCGCGGAGTGGCAGGTGAAGCGCGCGGCATTGGAGTTCGGAACGGACGGCATGGTTGTCAAGGTCGACTCGCTCGACCAGCAGGCCGAACTCGGCGCGACCAGCCAGGCGCCGCGCTGGGCGATTGCCTACAAGTTCCCCGCCGAAGAAGCCGAGACGCGGGTGGCCGACGTCTTCGTGAGCGTCGGACGGACCGGAGCGCTCACGCCTGTCGCGGACCTCGATCCGGTGCGGGTGTCCGGGGTGGTCGTGCGGCGCGCGGGTCTGCACAACGAGGACGAGATGCGGCGCAAGGACGTGCGCATCGGCGACCGGGTGATCGTGCGCCGCGCCGGTGAGGTGATCCCCGAGATCGTCCGCGTGCTGACCGAAAAGCGGACCGGCGAAGAGCGGCTGTTCGAGATGCCGGCGGTGTGCCCGATCTGCGGCTCGCCGGTCGAACGGCGGCCCGGCGAGGCGGTCGCGCGGTGCACCGGCGGGGCGATCTGCCCGGCGCAGGTTCTGAACCGTTTGATCCACTTCGGTTCCCGCGGCGGCGTGAACATCGACGGCGTGGGGCCTCGTCTCCTCCAGCAACTGCTCGATCGCGGCCTGATCGAGGATCCCGCGGACCTCTACCGTCTGACCAAAGACCAGATCCTGACGCTCGAGCGGATGGCGGACAAGTCGGCCGAGAACGTGATCGCCGCGATCGACGGCGGCCGCCGCCCACCGCTCGACCGCCTGATCTACGCGCTTGGGATCCGGCACGTCGGTGAACACGTCGCGAAACTGCTTGCGGCGCGATTCCGGACGCTCGAAGCGCTGGCGGCCGCGTCCAAGGAGGAGATCGCCGCCGTGCCGGGGATCGGGCCGACGATCGCGGAGAGCGTCGCGGACTTCTTCGCCCGGGAGCAGTCGCAGGCGCTCGTCCGCAAGTTGCGGCAGGTCGGCGTCGAGCCGGCGCCGCCCGAAGCAGCGATCGCGGGCCCGCTCGCGGGCAAGAGCTTCGTTTTCACCGGGGCGCTCGCCGCGATGTCCCGCCGGGACGCCGTGGCGCGCGTGGCTGCCCTCGGCGGTATCGTTGTGGAGAGCGTGAGCAAGAACACCGACTACTTGGTCGCCGGTGAAGAGCCCGGCACCAAGCTCGCGCGCGCCGGGAAGGCGGGCGTGCGCGTGCTCGACGAGGCGGCATTTCTCGCGCTGCTCGACGAGGCTCCCTCGTGA
- a CDS encoding MoaD/ThiS family protein: protein MAVRVRIPTPLRQLTNGARLIEVGAADLGQAIDELDRQFPGIRARLIDDKGEVLRFVNIFVNERDIRFLGGLRTPLTDGAEVSIVPAMAGG from the coding sequence ATGGCGGTACGCGTACGCATTCCGACGCCGCTGCGCCAGCTGACGAACGGCGCGCGGCTGATCGAGGTCGGCGCCGCCGACCTGGGGCAGGCGATCGACGAGCTCGACCGGCAGTTTCCGGGGATTCGGGCGCGGCTGATCGACGACAAGGGCGAAGTGCTCCGGTTCGTCAACATCTTCGTGAACGAGCGCGATATCCGGTTCCTCGGCGGGCTGCGCACGCCGCTCACCGACGGCGCGGAGGTGTCCATCGTTCCGGCGATGGCCGGTGGATAG
- the thrC gene encoding threonine synthase, with the protein MGVTELACRECGRKYALDPIFVCDACFGPLEAQYDHGGLSGEALRTRILSGPASIWRYQDFLPVQRVPAWDLAPGNTPLVHAERLGRALGLRNLYLKNDTRNPTWSFKDRVVACAMAAVRTFDFTVVSCASTGNLANAVAAHAAKAGLRAVVFIPTGLEHGKVVTTSVYRPTLVEVDGTYDDVNRLCLEIGEEHRWAIANVNMRPYYSEGAKTLAFEVAEQLGWRAPDRVVVPIGSGNMFVKIQKGFEEFQRLDVIPQHTVRMTAAQSEGCGPVATAYQAETDTVVPVIPNTLAKSLAIGNPADGPYVLDIARRTGGAVAAVSDEETVEAIRLLAETEGLFTEPAGGVTVGVLRKLALAGAIDPDETVVAYISGIGLKAFEAVESRLAAAVRIKPTLASFEERVLQAVPA; encoded by the coding sequence ATGGGAGTGACCGAGCTGGCATGTCGCGAGTGTGGCCGGAAGTACGCGCTCGATCCGATCTTCGTCTGTGACGCCTGCTTCGGTCCGCTCGAAGCACAGTACGATCACGGCGGGCTGAGCGGCGAGGCGCTGCGGACGCGGATTCTGTCCGGTCCGGCGTCGATCTGGCGGTACCAGGACTTCCTTCCGGTCCAACGTGTGCCGGCTTGGGACCTCGCTCCCGGAAACACCCCGCTCGTCCACGCCGAGCGGCTCGGCCGGGCCCTCGGGCTTCGCAACCTGTACCTGAAGAACGACACGCGCAACCCGACGTGGTCGTTCAAGGATCGCGTCGTCGCCTGCGCGATGGCGGCGGTGCGCACCTTCGATTTCACCGTGGTGTCCTGCGCGAGCACCGGTAACTTGGCGAACGCGGTCGCCGCGCACGCGGCCAAGGCCGGACTGCGGGCCGTGGTCTTCATTCCGACCGGCCTCGAGCATGGGAAAGTGGTGACGACGTCCGTCTATCGCCCGACGCTGGTCGAGGTTGACGGGACGTACGACGACGTCAACCGGCTCTGCCTCGAGATCGGGGAAGAGCACCGCTGGGCGATCGCCAACGTCAACATGCGGCCGTACTACTCGGAAGGCGCCAAGACACTCGCATTCGAGGTGGCCGAGCAGCTCGGCTGGCGGGCGCCGGACCGCGTCGTCGTGCCTATCGGCTCGGGCAACATGTTCGTGAAGATCCAGAAAGGCTTCGAGGAATTTCAGCGGCTCGACGTGATCCCGCAGCACACGGTGCGGATGACCGCGGCGCAGTCTGAGGGTTGCGGACCGGTCGCGACCGCGTACCAGGCGGAGACGGACACCGTGGTGCCGGTGATCCCGAACACGCTCGCTAAGTCGCTCGCGATCGGCAATCCTGCCGACGGACCGTACGTGCTCGACATCGCGCGCCGGACCGGCGGCGCGGTCGCCGCCGTCTCGGACGAGGAAACCGTCGAGGCGATCCGGCTGCTCGCCGAGACCGAGGGTTTGTTCACGGAACCGGCCGGCGGTGTCACGGTCGGCGTGCTGCGGAAGCTCGCACTCGCCGGCGCGATCGACCCGGATGAGACCGTGGTCGCGTACATCAGCGGCATCGGGCTGAAGGCGTTCGAGGCCGTCGAGTCTCGGCTCGCGGCGGCGGTGCGGATCAAGCCGACGCTGGCGTCGTTCGAGGAGCGGGTGCTGCAGGCGGTGCCCGCGTAA
- a CDS encoding prolipoprotein diacylglyceryl transferase produces the protein MFFELGPLTVRWYGVMMGLALFLSIPITAHFAARFGIDRAVVDTLAVPFLATLVVGARAGYVVTHLGEFAGRPLAAVLPPYAGLASHGSIAAGLVFLAWWCPRHRVPVWRLLDAMAPAVLVAVVLVRWGNFMNGELFGAPTSLPWGVAVPGVPGGPRHPLPLYEIAGTLVILGGALAVARRRPFDGAAWWFAIAASSVLRFLLDLLRPEDRTPLFLTLGQIAALVLLGWALRFLWAGRHRACSPSGAKRIMSASRPHHEVRR, from the coding sequence GTGTTCTTCGAACTCGGCCCGCTGACGGTCCGGTGGTACGGCGTCATGATGGGCCTCGCGTTGTTTCTCTCCATCCCGATCACCGCGCACTTCGCCGCGCGGTTCGGCATCGACCGCGCCGTCGTCGACACCCTTGCCGTGCCGTTCCTCGCGACGCTCGTGGTCGGCGCCCGCGCCGGCTACGTCGTCACGCACCTCGGGGAGTTCGCCGGACGGCCGCTCGCGGCCGTCCTCCCGCCCTACGCCGGCTTGGCGTCCCACGGCTCGATCGCCGCCGGCCTCGTCTTTCTCGCGTGGTGGTGCCCGCGCCACCGCGTGCCGGTATGGCGGCTGCTCGACGCGATGGCGCCTGCGGTGCTGGTCGCGGTCGTCCTGGTCCGGTGGGGCAATTTCATGAACGGCGAACTCTTCGGCGCCCCGACGTCGCTGCCGTGGGGCGTCGCGGTGCCCGGGGTGCCCGGCGGGCCGCGCCATCCCCTGCCGCTCTACGAAATCGCGGGAACCCTCGTGATTCTCGGCGGCGCGCTTGCCGTCGCGCGGCGGCGGCCGTTCGACGGCGCCGCGTGGTGGTTCGCGATCGCGGCCTCGTCGGTGCTACGCTTTCTGCTCGATCTCCTCAGACCGGAAGACCGAACCCCGCTGTTCCTGACGCTCGGGCAGATCGCGGCGCTCGTCCTGCTCGGATGGGCGCTCCGGTTCTTGTGGGCCGGCCGGCATCGGGCATGCTCCCCGTCCGGAGCGAAGAGAATCATGTCCGCATCCCGTCCTCACCACGAGGTGCGCCGATGA